One part of the Thermoanaerobacterium sp. CMT5567-10 genome encodes these proteins:
- a CDS encoding stalk domain-containing protein translates to MSEAKGMIIKMKKSAVFFCVLFIILLSISSVFATTNIKAEFTIGKSEYTINGQTYTMDVAPYVKDNRTFLPLRYVAYAIGVEPQNISFNNEIITIDKDNKIVKLSIDSNILNINGSTVEMDTKTEIINNRVMVPIYWISKAFNIDISWDQSTYTATIDYIGDTNNSANAISSTLENNTASLSSVKNNSTSNDISKEFSWQYGNMTYNLKVQIPSDILDWDRKIPNIIDTFYSSNGEEQSSQLTYMSDEIKTLVLSCSEYANNNYVPWVNEESNYDYIGNIAKNLLQIAQNNGYDTFHTAEFVQSFVESIPYKVTDTPQLPAQTLVDGGDCKDKSILLSSILKNLGYKVALLVFPPPQNQQVGHMAVGVAFNDNEIPYDRNYDFTYYNLDGTKYYFTETTSPGWLIGQISDVQLEQSAYVYPVS, encoded by the coding sequence TTGAGCGAAGCGAAAGGAATGATTATAAAAATGAAAAAATCAGCCGTATTCTTTTGCGTGCTATTTATCATTCTTCTCAGCATATCATCAGTCTTTGCTACAACAAACATTAAAGCAGAATTCACAATTGGCAAAAGCGAATACACAATAAATGGCCAGACTTATACAATGGATGTGGCACCATACGTAAAAGATAATAGAACATTCCTGCCACTGCGCTATGTTGCATATGCAATTGGTGTAGAACCGCAGAATATTTCATTTAATAATGAAATCATAACTATAGATAAAGATAACAAAATCGTAAAGCTTAGTATAGATAGCAATATTTTAAATATAAATGGCAGCACAGTTGAAATGGACACGAAAACAGAGATTATAAACAATCGGGTAATGGTGCCTATTTATTGGATATCTAAAGCTTTTAATATCGATATAAGCTGGGATCAATCAACATACACTGCAACGATAGATTATATTGGAGATACAAATAACAGTGCAAATGCCATCAGTTCTACCTTAGAAAATAATACCGCTTCCTTGTCATCCGTAAAAAACAACAGCACGTCAAATGATATAAGTAAAGAATTTAGCTGGCAGTATGGAAACATGACTTATAATTTAAAAGTTCAAATACCATCTGATATTTTAGATTGGGATAGAAAAATACCTAACATAATAGACACTTTTTACAGCAGCAATGGAGAAGAACAATCATCACAGCTTACATATATGTCTGATGAAATTAAAACCTTGGTTTTATCATGCTCGGAGTATGCCAACAATAATTATGTACCATGGGTCAATGAAGAATCTAATTATGATTATATAGGAAATATTGCGAAAAATTTACTGCAGATAGCACAAAATAATGGATATGACACTTTTCATACTGCTGAATTTGTACAAAGTTTTGTAGAATCTATACCATACAAAGTAACAGATACGCCACAACTTCCGGCACAGACTCTTGTAGATGGTGGAGACTGCAAAGACAAGTCAATACTTTTATCGTCTATATTAAAAAACTTAGGCTATAAAGTAGCATTGCTAGTATTTCCACCTCCACAGAATCAACAAGTTGGACACATGGCTGTTGGTGTAGCTTTTAACGATAACGAGATTCCATATGACCGCAATTATGATTTTACATACTATAACTTAGATGGAACAAAATATTACTTTACAGAGACTACAAGCCCTGGATGGCTGATTGGACAAATAAGTGATGTGCAGCTAGAACAAAGCGCTTATGTATATCCTGTATCTTAA
- a CDS encoding DUF4364 family protein, which produces MSYEIQELAENKLIILYILNRIDMPITGEQINRIISDNNLMNYFYLQQYLNELEESNFIKLKENKYVLSEFGLNALKLFFKHIQENTRKKIDEYIVINREKFKQESQYVATYYKKSDNEFIANLQVIENDIVLIEINLNLVNAQQAKIVCDNWKQKSNDIYSYIIKALTPQK; this is translated from the coding sequence TTGAGCTATGAAATTCAAGAATTAGCTGAAAATAAGCTAATAATATTATACATATTAAATAGGATAGATATGCCTATAACAGGCGAACAAATAAATAGAATAATCTCTGATAATAATTTGATGAATTATTTCTATTTACAGCAATATTTAAATGAATTAGAAGAAAGTAATTTTATCAAACTTAAAGAGAATAAATATGTTTTATCGGAGTTTGGACTGAATGCGTTAAAATTATTCTTTAAACACATACAAGAAAATACAAGAAAAAAAATTGATGAATATATAGTAATAAATAGAGAAAAATTCAAGCAAGAATCTCAATATGTTGCAACATACTATAAAAAATCGGATAATGAATTCATAGCTAATTTACAAGTCATAGAAAATGATATCGTCCTTATCGAAATAAATCTAAATTTAGTTAATGCACAGCAAGCTAAAATAGTGTGCGATAACTGGAAACAAAAATCAAATGATATATACAGCTATATCATAAAAGCCCTTACGCCTCAAAAATGA
- a CDS encoding folylpolyglutamate synthase/dihydrofolate synthase family protein gives MNYQDAIDYIHNTHKFGMKLGLENIKRLLIHMGNPQSNLKFIHVAGTNGKGSTCAFINSILLEAGFKVGLYTSPYLEEFEERMRINNQNIPKDKLIYYVEYIKPIIEKIVDEGYNHPTEFEIITAIAFKYFCDENVDFVVLEVGLGGRFDATNVIERSLVSVITTIDYDHMDKLGDTLEKIAFEKAGIIKENGTVVSFYQKDEALKVIEEVSRLKNASLSVMDTNDVKIKESDSNHQVFDYKNYKNLKISIIGKHQVYNASLAVMAVEKLKQYGISFSEDVIKRGLINAKWPGRIEVISKLPLIVIDGAHNPQGMAVLKEALNLFTYNRLILVIGMLKDKDTDSMLKLIVPEADLIITTKPISDRAYTAEELSQKIAYDDVLHFENIDDAINEALKRAGKNDLILFCGSIYMIGYVRMYLKNVIK, from the coding sequence ATGAATTATCAAGATGCAATAGATTATATTCATAACACACACAAGTTTGGAATGAAACTAGGCCTTGAAAATATAAAACGCTTGCTTATACATATGGGAAATCCACAGAGCAATTTAAAATTTATTCATGTAGCTGGGACAAATGGAAAAGGTTCAACATGTGCTTTTATAAATAGTATTTTACTTGAAGCAGGTTTTAAAGTAGGTCTTTATACATCTCCATATTTAGAAGAATTTGAAGAGAGGATGAGGATAAATAATCAAAATATTCCAAAAGACAAGTTGATATATTACGTTGAATACATAAAACCTATTATAGAAAAGATTGTTGATGAAGGATATAACCATCCTACAGAATTTGAGATAATCACGGCAATTGCATTTAAATATTTTTGCGATGAAAATGTTGATTTTGTTGTGCTAGAAGTAGGGCTAGGAGGGCGTTTTGACGCTACAAATGTCATAGAAAGATCGCTAGTATCTGTAATAACAACAATTGATTATGACCACATGGATAAGCTTGGAGATACTTTAGAAAAGATAGCATTTGAAAAAGCTGGCATCATAAAAGAAAATGGGACAGTCGTTAGTTTTTATCAAAAAGATGAGGCACTTAAGGTAATAGAGGAAGTTTCTAGGCTTAAGAATGCATCCCTATCTGTTATGGATACAAATGATGTTAAAATTAAAGAATCTGACAGCAATCATCAGGTATTTGACTACAAAAATTACAAAAATCTTAAGATAAGCATAATTGGAAAGCATCAGGTTTACAATGCTTCACTGGCTGTTATGGCTGTAGAGAAGCTAAAACAATATGGTATAAGTTTTAGTGAAGATGTGATAAAAAGGGGACTTATTAATGCAAAGTGGCCAGGAAGAATCGAAGTTATCAGTAAGTTACCATTAATCGTAATAGATGGTGCCCATAATCCCCAAGGCATGGCTGTATTAAAGGAAGCTTTGAATTTATTCACATATAATAGATTGATACTTGTCATTGGCATGCTGAAGGACAAAGATACAGATAGTATGTTAAAATTGATAGTTCCTGAAGCAGACCTTATAATAACAACAAAACCCATAAGCGATAGGGCTTACACTGCAGAAGAATTATCACAAAAAATTGCATATGATGATGTATTGCATTTTGAAAACATAGATGATGCAATAAATGAAGCTTTAAAACGTGCAGGAAAAAATGATTTAATATTATTTTGTGGTTCCATTTACATGATAGGGTATGTCAGGATGTATTTAAAAAATGTAATAAAATAA
- a CDS encoding YncE family protein gives MKIFVANKGDDTISFINDNQTKAFLELVKDKFTFKSDKSHVPQIGPHRLLINKYKKELYTLNMFDDSINIIDIENFQLIDTVYVGPSPNDGIILNNLIYVLNGDADCLSVFDIGSSKILEQIEVGFQPQSILYSKKHKKIFVSNMNSDSISLINPLNLRIEKTLSVYSKPYGMCLSDDEKFLFIANTYLETGLDGSITIYDIINDEIIDNIRCGRLPISIAFHNGFIFVVNSCSNTLMKINLQSRQCEELYCGYMPVYIKIFKDVAYVSVSGENKLIIVNINDLKIEKKVEVGKEPDGLIFEA, from the coding sequence TTGAAAATATTTGTAGCTAACAAAGGCGATGACACTATAAGCTTTATAAATGATAACCAAACGAAGGCATTTCTTGAATTGGTGAAAGATAAATTTACTTTTAAGAGTGATAAAAGTCATGTGCCGCAAATAGGGCCTCATAGATTGCTTATAAACAAATACAAAAAAGAATTGTATACGCTAAACATGTTTGATGATTCAATAAATATCATTGACATTGAGAATTTCCAATTAATTGATACAGTGTATGTAGGGCCTTCCCCAAATGATGGAATAATATTAAATAATCTTATTTATGTATTAAATGGCGATGCAGATTGTTTAAGTGTTTTTGATATAGGGTCTAGTAAAATATTAGAACAGATTGAGGTCGGTTTTCAACCGCAATCTATACTTTATAGTAAAAAACATAAAAAAATTTTTGTATCCAATATGAATTCTGATTCGATATCTTTAATAAATCCACTTAATTTACGTATTGAAAAAACATTATCAGTTTATTCAAAACCATATGGAATGTGTTTGTCAGATGACGAAAAATTTTTATTTATAGCAAACACATACCTTGAAACAGGGCTTGATGGTTCTATAACAATCTATGATATAATAAATGATGAAATTATTGACAATATACGATGTGGAAGATTGCCAATTTCCATTGCATTCCATAATGGCTTTATATTTGTAGTAAACTCGTGTTCTAACACATTGATGAAAATCAATTTACAATCCCGGCAATGCGAAGAACTTTATTGTGGTTATATGCCAGTTTATATTAAAATATTTAAAGACGTCGCATATGTATCAGTTTCAGGTGAAAATAAGTTGATTATTGTGAATATAAATGATCTTAAAATTGAAAAAAAAGTAGAAGTTGGTAAAGAGCCCGATGGTCTCATTTTTGAGGCGTAA
- a CDS encoding YCF48-related protein, whose product MWRITYKIIALFITLLFFLSGCGINKTQESGINNEIAKINKNAEYSYNLNNIPKFGLQAIYFINGKDGWAGGQGIILSTNDGGKNWSVAHTGSFNILAFDFVNSIYGWAISDKSILRTTNGGKTWTELPKLTANITNIKFVTVDKGYGLSDDKLYVTNDGGQTWENITTKIRIDSYDFVDQYHGFASYNNSIYYTKDGGISWNFLFNPYLQGEWNVEISAIDLNDIWVIYRGKSSSMNKQPYLILKTNDGGKTWSTLAEENYFADLYGSHKSSNFLGSYLSTINIVDKDTAFAIGLNPDNESDKVIISRTTDGGNTWSSYPIPQLDFESLIEGPTPISFVDTYNGWIASTKNGNGIILNTLDGGQTWQQQYPARKDNNQKNSEFINPVIIDALKDITGNSIIKIYAPSVVPLPEDKKNLYITAVPEMSKFNDNYNVDLIMTDKPLDANSSEIEMYKDDSNNILGDFGGLLFSSDIDAENYISAIEQNNGFIVDDESQKLNYKDFIWGHVYYKKGKYSVQWKEGRWTVEVNSEEKPQLDIAKQMVKYLQNYNLPIPLYKGLIVVNISKNKTTTNIYWAKESSVYYINYNFKPVDALQMAVSMREN is encoded by the coding sequence ATGTGGCGAATAACTTATAAAATAATAGCGTTATTTATAACATTATTATTTTTTTTATCTGGTTGCGGCATAAATAAAACGCAAGAAAGTGGTATAAATAACGAAATAGCTAAGATTAACAAAAATGCTGAATATAGTTACAATTTAAATAACATTCCAAAATTTGGTCTTCAGGCCATTTATTTCATAAATGGAAAAGATGGCTGGGCAGGTGGTCAAGGGATTATTCTTTCAACAAATGACGGAGGCAAGAATTGGAGTGTAGCACATACTGGTTCTTTTAATATATTGGCATTTGATTTTGTTAATTCGATTTATGGTTGGGCAATATCGGATAAATCAATATTAAGAACTACCAATGGTGGCAAGACTTGGACCGAATTGCCGAAATTGACTGCAAATATAACAAATATAAAATTTGTAACTGTTGATAAAGGTTATGGGCTTTCAGACGATAAGCTTTACGTTACAAATGATGGTGGGCAAACTTGGGAAAATATAACCACTAAAATAAGGATAGATTCATATGATTTTGTCGATCAGTACCATGGTTTTGCATCATACAATAACAGCATATATTATACGAAAGATGGTGGAATATCGTGGAATTTTTTATTTAATCCGTATTTGCAAGGGGAATGGAATGTTGAAATTTCTGCAATTGATTTAAATGATATATGGGTCATTTATAGAGGTAAATCATCATCAATGAATAAACAACCTTATCTTATTTTAAAGACAAATGATGGTGGCAAAACATGGAGTACACTAGCAGAAGAAAATTATTTTGCTGATTTATATGGGAGCCATAAATCGAGCAATTTTTTGGGTTCGTATTTAAGTACAATCAACATCGTTGATAAAGACACTGCTTTTGCTATTGGTTTGAATCCAGATAATGAAAGCGACAAAGTGATAATTTCCAGGACAACAGATGGTGGAAATACTTGGAGCAGTTACCCTATACCTCAACTTGATTTTGAAAGCTTGATTGAAGGACCTACTCCAATATCATTTGTAGATACTTATAATGGCTGGATTGCTTCCACAAAAAACGGTAATGGCATAATATTAAATACATTAGATGGTGGCCAAACATGGCAGCAGCAATATCCTGCAAGAAAGGATAATAACCAAAAGAACAGTGAATTTATAAATCCTGTCATTATTGATGCATTGAAAGACATTACAGGAAACTCAATCATAAAAATTTACGCGCCTTCTGTTGTACCATTGCCGGAAGACAAGAAGAATCTGTATATAACTGCAGTACCTGAAATGAGTAAATTTAATGATAATTACAATGTGGACCTTATAATGACTGATAAACCTTTGGATGCAAATAGCTCTGAAATAGAAATGTACAAAGATGATTCAAATAATATTCTTGGAGATTTTGGCGGTCTTCTTTTTAGTTCTGATATCGACGCCGAAAATTATATAAGCGCCATTGAACAGAACAATGGATTTATAGTTGACGATGAAAGCCAGAAACTTAATTATAAGGATTTCATATGGGGACATGTCTATTATAAGAAAGGTAAATACAGCGTTCAATGGAAAGAAGGCAGATGGACTGTTGAGGTTAATTCTGAAGAAAAGCCGCAATTAGACATTGCTAAGCAGATGGTAAAATATCTTCAAAACTATAATTTGCCTATTCCACTGTATAAAGGGCTGATTGTAGTTAATATATCTAAAAACAAGACGACAACTAATATTTACTGGGCAAAAGAATCCAGTGTTTACTATATAAATTACAACTTTAAGCCTGTTGATGCATTACAGATGGCGGTATCAATGAGAGAGAATTGA
- a CDS encoding alpha/beta-type small acid-soluble spore protein: MARGSWNDKPKVVPEAHQALDNLKYEIAKELGLPVKQGSEDYWGNLSSRDCGAVGGHMLRRMVNYAESAMSNGISIGGEKTTQRGNGAAGSEAEYMK; this comes from the coding sequence ATGGCAAGAGGAAGTTGGAACGATAAACCGAAAGTAGTACCTGAAGCCCATCAAGCACTGGATAATTTAAAATATGAAATAGCTAAAGAACTAGGACTGCCAGTAAAACAAGGTTCTGAAGATTATTGGGGAAATTTATCAAGTCGTGATTGTGGCGCTGTTGGAGGTCACATGCTTAGAAGAATGGTAAATTACGCCGAATCTGCAATGTCAAATGGCATAAGTATAGGTGGCGAAAAAACAACACAAAGAGGCAACGGTGCAGCAGGAAGCGAAGCAGAATATATGAAATAA
- a CDS encoding IS110 family transposase, translating to MALKIVYKICCGIDVHKTFVVACIASTNSNGITTYKSHRFSTYTKGLRELLQWLLDNNCKDVCMESTGKYWIPVFNILESSCNIILAHPKYVKAIRGKKTDKKDAKWIADLFKHDLVAASFMPPADIRQLRDLMRYRFKLICFMSSEKNRLQNCLTVSNIQLGNIVSDTFGKSSQKIIDKLLENPLDTSFDIGSLIHGSMLKKLPELELAVDGYITPEQAGKLKIIKGHFEDLESRKAELEKLILALAAPYQQELDIILTAPSFKNIFSAITVISEIGVNMEAFPSAKHLCSWAGLTPTNNESAGKKKSVRVSKAGCYIKPLLVQCANSVVKSEKHPEIRNRYLRIKKRRGHKKAIIAIARMLLTALYNMLKKKEPYNAELYKKSDAFPAKREITVEQAILLAQFQGYKIKPAI from the coding sequence ATGGCTTTAAAAATCGTGTATAAAATCTGTTGTGGAATTGATGTACACAAAACCTTTGTGGTTGCATGTATTGCTTCCACTAATTCTAATGGAATTACCACCTATAAAAGCCATCGCTTTTCTACCTACACGAAGGGTTTAAGAGAGCTGTTACAATGGCTTTTGGACAATAACTGCAAGGATGTTTGCATGGAATCTACCGGGAAATACTGGATTCCTGTGTTTAATATATTAGAAAGCTCCTGCAACATCATACTTGCACATCCTAAATATGTTAAGGCTATTCGTGGTAAAAAAACTGACAAGAAAGATGCAAAATGGATTGCTGACCTGTTTAAGCATGATCTTGTTGCCGCTAGCTTTATGCCTCCCGCTGATATTAGACAACTTCGTGACTTAATGCGCTATCGCTTTAAGCTTATTTGCTTTATGTCTAGCGAAAAGAACAGACTCCAAAATTGTCTCACGGTTTCTAACATACAGTTAGGAAACATTGTTTCAGATACTTTCGGTAAAAGTTCTCAAAAGATAATTGATAAGCTTCTAGAAAATCCTCTTGATACTTCCTTTGATATTGGATCTTTAATTCATGGTTCTATGCTAAAAAAACTCCCTGAGCTGGAACTCGCTGTTGATGGTTATATTACACCTGAACAAGCTGGAAAATTAAAGATCATCAAAGGACATTTTGAAGATTTGGAATCCCGGAAAGCAGAGTTAGAAAAACTAATTCTTGCGCTCGCTGCGCCTTATCAACAAGAACTAGACATAATTCTAACCGCTCCATCGTTTAAAAATATTTTCTCGGCTATTACTGTAATATCTGAAATCGGCGTAAATATGGAGGCTTTTCCTTCAGCGAAACACTTATGCTCATGGGCTGGACTCACTCCAACTAACAATGAGAGTGCAGGCAAGAAAAAATCTGTCCGGGTTTCCAAAGCAGGATGTTACATTAAGCCGCTTCTTGTGCAGTGTGCTAACTCTGTAGTTAAAAGCGAGAAACATCCTGAAATTCGTAACCGCTATTTGCGCATCAAAAAGCGTCGCGGCCACAAGAAAGCAATCATTGCTATTGCAAGAATGCTTCTTACAGCATTATACAACATGTTGAAGAAGAAAGAACCATATAATGCTGAATTATATAAAAAATCTGATGCTTTTCCCGCAAAACGCGAGATTACGGTTGAGCAAGCTATACTATTAGCTCAATTTCAAGGCTATAAAATAAAGCCAGCTATTTAG
- a CDS encoding polysaccharide deacetylase family protein, with protein sequence MKIYYVKRSVIVNLFAVFVLAFISVLYFNYGIPPQVRTFLNINRQLPIYSVDIPDRRVAISFDASWGSDKTERILQILRDKNVRATFFLTGLWVDKYPDLVKKISKEGHDVENHSNTHPHMTQLSDSQIVNELKANEEKIVKLTGKKPYLFRPPFGDYNDKVIITAKSLGYYTIQWDVDSLDWKGLNTEAIIDRVLPNVKKGSIILFHNNGDFTADALPYIIDKLKENGYQIVPISQLIYKENYYIDHEGRQHLNQ encoded by the coding sequence GTGAAAATATATTATGTTAAGAGAAGTGTTATTGTCAATTTATTCGCTGTTTTTGTACTAGCATTTATCTCCGTTTTATATTTTAATTATGGGATACCACCTCAAGTTAGGACTTTTTTAAATATTAATAGACAACTTCCAATCTACAGTGTTGATATACCTGATAGAAGAGTTGCGATTTCATTTGACGCATCGTGGGGAAGCGATAAAACGGAAAGAATATTGCAAATACTTAGGGACAAAAACGTTAGGGCTACATTTTTTTTGACGGGGTTGTGGGTTGATAAGTATCCCGATTTGGTTAAAAAGATATCTAAAGAAGGCCATGACGTCGAAAATCACAGCAATACACATCCTCACATGACTCAATTAAGTGATAGCCAAATAGTCAATGAGTTAAAAGCTAATGAAGAAAAGATTGTCAAGCTAACGGGTAAAAAACCATATTTATTTAGACCACCTTTTGGTGATTACAACGATAAAGTCATTATAACAGCAAAAAGCCTAGGATATTATACGATACAGTGGGATGTTGACTCACTTGACTGGAAAGGTCTCAATACTGAGGCTATAATAGATAGAGTATTACCAAACGTAAAAAAAGGGTCTATAATATTGTTTCACAATAATGGTGATTTTACAGCGGATGCACTTCCTTATATTATAGATAAGTTAAAAGAAAATGGGTATCAAATAGTTCCAATAAGCCAGCTTATTTATAAAGAAAATTATTATATCGATCATGAGGGAAGACAGCATTTAAATCAATAA
- a CDS encoding 4Fe-4S double cluster binding domain-containing protein, producing the protein MKEWGASIVGFSDLLDVLPDDLKDLRYGITVAVKLSDRIINEINNKPTYTYFHHYRSVNTLIDQITLKTVLMLEEWGYNALAVPASQSIKELGEYRGLFQHKTAATKAGLGWIGKNGLLVTEKYGPRVRLGTVLTDFELDTGKPIETSKCGNCTLCVKSCPAMALHGKLWEAGIERKEIVDAQACSEYMNKNFKHIGRGSVCGICIKVCPYGIKN; encoded by the coding sequence ATGAAAGAGTGGGGTGCATCAATCGTTGGATTTTCAGATCTTTTAGATGTACTTCCTGATGATTTAAAAGATTTAAGGTATGGAATAACGGTGGCAGTTAAATTATCAGATAGAATAATAAATGAAATCAATAATAAGCCTACTTATACTTATTTTCATCATTATCGCTCAGTAAATACGTTGATAGATCAGATAACATTGAAAACTGTATTGATGCTGGAAGAGTGGGGATATAATGCTCTGGCAGTACCTGCATCCCAATCAATAAAGGAACTTGGAGAATACAGAGGATTATTTCAACATAAGACGGCTGCAACAAAAGCAGGATTGGGGTGGATTGGTAAAAATGGCCTTTTGGTTACAGAAAAATATGGCCCGAGAGTACGACTTGGTACGGTATTGACAGATTTTGAATTAGATACTGGGAAACCGATAGAGACTAGCAAGTGCGGAAATTGTACCTTATGTGTTAAAAGTTGTCCTGCAATGGCACTTCACGGGAAATTATGGGAAGCCGGAATAGAAAGAAAAGAAATTGTTGATGCACAGGCATGTAGTGAATATATGAATAAAAATTTTAAACATATAGGAAGGGGCTCTGTTTGCGGTATTTGCATTAAAGTTTGCCCATATGGTATTAAAAATTAA
- a CDS encoding GNAT family N-acetyltransferase: MFTLFKKVEKNPTLTIREANVRDAKGIVKLLDSVGKEKIYMVSENLGWSEEEEKQLIKRLDRGKDLILVADYGGNIVGCLTLFRYYGGRSPKVQHVGEIGISIDAKYRNVGIGSKLFEYTIDWARKRNYKKLCLSVFSSNTKAIHLYKKYGFEEEGRRRKQFKIGNEYVDEILMGLFL, encoded by the coding sequence ATGTTTACACTATTCAAGAAGGTAGAAAAAAATCCAACTTTAACGATAAGAGAAGCAAATGTGAGAGATGCCAAAGGAATAGTGAAGCTGCTTGATAGCGTCGGGAAAGAAAAAATATACATGGTTTCAGAAAATTTAGGGTGGTCAGAAGAAGAGGAAAAACAATTGATAAAGCGACTTGACCGAGGGAAAGACCTGATTCTGGTAGCTGATTATGGAGGAAATATTGTAGGCTGCCTTACTCTTTTTAGGTATTATGGCGGCAGATCGCCTAAAGTTCAACATGTAGGTGAAATCGGCATAAGCATAGATGCTAAATACAGGAATGTCGGCATTGGGTCGAAACTTTTTGAATATACGATTGATTGGGCTAGAAAAAGAAACTATAAAAAATTATGTTTGAGTGTTTTTAGTTCCAATACAAAAGCTATCCATTTGTATAAAAAATATGGATTTGAAGAAGAAGGGCGTAGAAGGAAACAATTTAAAATCGGCAATGAATATGTAGATGAAATACTAATGGGATTATTTTTATAA
- a CDS encoding cob(I)yrinic acid a,c-diamide adenosyltransferase, with translation MKNGLIQIYTGDGKGKTTAAIGLGVRALGRNYKIYMVQFLKGRDTGELHILKNYENFKVFRFQSSEKFFFQMNEDEKNILRDEMHKAYEFIESILKNSECDMLILDEIMGVIHNNIYSVDDVLKLMREKPDTMEMVLTGRNAPKELVENADLVTEMKLIKHPYEKGITARYGIEF, from the coding sequence TTGAAAAATGGTCTCATTCAAATATATACGGGAGATGGAAAAGGCAAAACCACTGCAGCTATTGGACTTGGTGTTAGAGCATTGGGAAGGAATTACAAAATATATATGGTGCAATTTTTAAAGGGACGTGATACTGGAGAACTTCATATATTAAAAAATTATGAGAATTTTAAAGTATTTCGATTTCAATCTAGTGAAAAATTTTTCTTTCAAATGAATGAAGATGAAAAAAACATACTTAGAGATGAAATGCATAAAGCTTATGAATTTATAGAAAGTATTTTAAAAAATAGTGAATGTGATATGCTCATATTGGATGAAATAATGGGGGTAATACATAATAACATATATTCTGTAGATGATGTACTTAAACTTATGAGGGAAAAACCTGATACAATGGAAATGGTTCTGACAGGAAGAAATGCTCCCAAAGAGCTAGTTGAGAATGCTGATCTTGTTACAGAGATGAAACTCATAAAACATCCTTATGAAAAAGGCATTACTGCCAGATACGGCATAGAATTTTAA
- a CDS encoding single-stranded DNA-binding protein produces MAGNILGNNVVNVTGKIVNDLEFSHELYGEQFYNFILEVPRLSDVKDMLPITISNRLFEGINLGPGTRVKIEGQLRSYNRQSPNGGKNRLILTIFARDIMVVSDDEYIKNPNEIFLDGFICKDPIYRTTPFGREISDLLIAVNRPYSKSDYIPVIAWGRNARFCEKLKVGDRIKLWGRVQSREYQKKGENNEIITRTAYEVSITKMEKANKDEMISTEQ; encoded by the coding sequence ATGGCAGGTAATATTTTAGGGAATAATGTAGTTAATGTAACTGGTAAAATTGTTAACGACTTAGAATTTAGTCATGAGCTTTATGGCGAGCAGTTTTACAATTTTATACTTGAAGTACCTAGGTTAAGTGATGTAAAAGACATGCTTCCCATCACTATATCAAACAGGCTATTCGAAGGAATAAATTTAGGCCCTGGTACTAGAGTAAAAATTGAAGGACAGCTAAGATCATATAATAGGCAATCACCAAATGGAGGGAAAAATAGGTTAATACTGACTATTTTTGCAAGGGATATTATGGTTGTAAGTGATGATGAATACATAAAGAATCCCAATGAGATATTTTTAGATGGATTTATATGCAAAGATCCAATCTATAGAACAACTCCGTTTGGAAGGGAGATATCTGACTTGCTTATTGCTGTCAATAGACCATATAGTAAGTCTGATTATATTCCTGTTATAGCATGGGGGAGAAATGCTAGATTTTGCGAAAAATTAAAAGTCGGTGATCGTATAAAATTGTGGGGAAGGGTACAAAGTAGGGAATATCAAAAAAAAGGAGAAAATAATGAAATTATAACAAGAACAGCCTATGAGGTATCAATAACAAAGATGGAAAAAGCTAATAAAGATGAGATGATTTCAACAGAACAATAA